One genomic region from Papaver somniferum cultivar HN1 unplaced genomic scaffold, ASM357369v1 unplaced-scaffold_24, whole genome shotgun sequence encodes:
- the LOC113340847 gene encoding U-box domain-containing protein 12-like: MSSRLPETIAECLFFLNSGSSTEHLGQATSDVEVQKRALQTLSSLTAVSPLNRNLVAQTGIVSTLLNLSRFSSSPTIQFLSLSILFSLSLNSNLKPLIADMEMIHHLNSLIIFQTCPDSGKMAASLICSLAMLDKNKAVFGVAGTVQALIKSLEYQPPCINTHHVLSSLAELVQFHGNSTLAVRAGAVPVLIQVVRCNDGELAGTALSILVLLGRLKEGIDAIRNTEDILSLMVDVLKRKCMMSKEGSADLLLRLFEENEGCIKSAVEFPDFSSLVADLSVRGSAKAQDKASLILKKIMEVNSDSYSESSVFYI; the protein is encoded by the coding sequence ATGTCTTCTCGTCTGCCTGAAACCATTGCAGAATGTCTATTTTTCTTGAACAGTGGATCCAGTACTGAGCATCTAGGCCAAGCTACCTCAGATGTAGAAGTTCAGAAGAGAGCCTTACAGACTCTGTCTTCTTTAACCGCAGTCAGTCCCCTAAATAGGAACTTAGTTGCACAAACAGGAATTGTTTCTACTCTTCTTAATCTTTCAAGATTCTCTTCTTCGCCGACCATCCAGTTTCTGTCACTATCGATTCTCTTCAGTCTCTCTTTAAATTCTAACCTCAAGCCACTGATAGCAGATATGGAGATGATTCATCATCTCAATTCTTTGATAATTTTCCAAACTTGTCCAGATTCTGGAAAGATGGCTGCTTCCCTGATTTGTAGTTTAGCCATGTTAGATAAGAATAAAGCTGTATTTGGAGTTGCGGGTACAGTTCAAGCCCTTATAAAATCCCTGGAGTATCAACCCCCTTGTATCAACACTCATCATGTCCTCAGTTCTTTAGCTGAGCTTGTTCAGTTTCATGGGAACTCCACCTTAGCTGTACGTGCAGGAGCCGTCCCTGTACTGATTCAAGTCGTGAGGTGCAATGACGGTGAGCTCGCAGGAACTGCGCTTTCTATTCTAGTTCTTCTGGGAAGGTTAAAAGAAGGAATCGATGCCATAAGAAATACAGAAGACATTTTGAGTTTGATGGTTGATGTATTGAAGAGAAAATGTATGATGAGCAAGGAAGGTTCAGCTGACCTCCTCCTTCGGCTATTTGAAGAAAATGAAGGTTGCATAAAAAGTGCAGTAGAATTTCCAGACTTCTCATCTTTAGTCGCTGATCTTTCTGTTCGAGGTTCAGCTAAGGCCCAAGATAAAGCTAGTTTGATACTGAAAAAGATAATGGAAGTAAATTCGGATTCTTATAGCGAATCTTCTGTGTTTTATATTTAG
- the LOC113340862 gene encoding cytochrome c oxidase subunit 5b-2, mitochondrial-like, whose amino-acid sequence MWRRISAHLHQSPWRSAQQQQQNLRRIHQQQRLISSVSSTSSSSTTTVPPFQKTTPLFSQHSDTILSKGKTVEDVMPIATGHEREEIEAALQGKNLLEMDYPEGPFGTKDAPAIVKSTYDKRIVGCPGGEGEDEHDVVWFWLEKGKPHECSVCTQYFELQVVGPGGSPDGHGDDDHH is encoded by the exons ATGTGGAGAAGAATCTCTGCTCATCTTCACCAATCGCCATGGCGATCtgcccaacaacaacaacaaaacttaAGAAGAATCCACCAACAACAACGTCTTATCAGCTCTGtttcttcaacatcttcatcttcaacaacaaccgTTCCTCCTTTTCAGAAAACTACTCCACTCTTTTCTCAACACTCTg atACTATTCTTTCAAAGGGGAAGACTGTTGAGGATGTAATGCCAATCGCGACTGGTCACGAAAGGGAAGAAATTGAGGCTGCACTTCAG GGAAAGAATCTTCTAGAGATGGATTATCCTGAGGGTCCTTTTGGTACTAAG GATGCACCTGCTATTGTAAAATCAACCTATGACAAAAGAATCGTCGGATGCCCTGGTGGTGAAGGCG AAGATGAGCACGATGTTGTTTGGTTTTGGCTGGAGAAAGGAAAGCCACATGAATGCTCTGTTTGTACTCAATATTTCGAG CTTCAAGTGGTTGGCCCAGGCGGATCTCCAGATGGTCACGGCGATGATGACCATCATTAA